The Haloplanus natans DSM 17983 DNA segment TCCATAGCCGTACGGGGTGTCCCCACCCGGGAGTCGGTTGGGCCGAACACGTTCGCCTCGAACGTGCTCGGGCGAAGGGTTTTGACCGTTCGCCGCCCGTCTGTCGTGTATGGCCCATTCGACCCCGCCGGCCGACCCCGATCCGGCCCGCTGGACGGTGACGCTCACCGGCGCCGTCGCCAACCCACGGACGGTGCGCGCGAGCGACCTCGCGGCGCTGGAGACGGTGTCCGTCGAGGTGGCGACCGGCTGTGAGGGGGAGACGACCGCCCCCGACCGATGGCGCGGCGTCCGCGTCGGGACGGTCATCGACCGGGCGCGCCCCCGCGCCGACGCCTCGCACGCGCTGGTGCGCTCGGCCGACCCCGAGTTCGCCTGTGGGTTCACCCTCGACCGCCTTCGGGACGCCCTGCTCGCCGTCTCACTCGGTGGCGACCCGATCCCGACCGAGCGAGGCGGTCCCGTTCGCCTCCTCGTCGACGACGCGGACTGCTGGGAGCGCGTGAAGTGGGTCTCACGGATCGACGTGCTCGACGAACCGCCGGGCGACGCCGACACCGCCCGCGAGCAGGTGCCGGCCGACGGCTAGTCCGCCCCCGGCCCGACGACTTGGACCCCGACCACCACACACTTGTCACCGACGTGCCAACGCCGCACATGGTCGGATCGCGGACGGCCACGGCCGTCGCCGGACTCCTCGCGAGCCTCCTGATTAGCGTCGCCGCGTGGTACTACTTCGACACCGTGCTGGTGTTTCTCCTGCTCCCGTTTCTCCCACTTCTGTGGCGATCGAATCGGGAGACGCAGTCGGTTCGGGAGTGCCCGACCTGTGGATTCAGCACACGCGATCCCGGGTTCGACTACTGTCCGCGTGACGGCACGCCGCTCGATCGCCACCGTGACCGATCGTGACCCGACGGTACCGTCCACCGTATCTTTATATCGGCGCCGTGACAACGGGTGAGTAGTAGCCAGCATGGGGGGAGCGAACAGCGGCGAGCCGAGTGAGAGTAGCGACGATAGCCGACCGACTGCGACGCTGCTGTTGGGCGGCGAGACGGCCGAGGTTCTCGACGTGCCCCCCGAGTCGACGAACCTCCTCGTCGTCTCGGCGGCGCGGTCGATGCGGGATGTCGTCGAGGAGTGGCGTCGGCGCACCGGCGCCCTTCCCGACGCGTTCGGGCTGGTCACGTACGCCGAGTTCGAGCGGTCGGCGTCGGCCAGTGCGACCGGCCAGCCGTCGCGCAAACCGCTCCCCGGCGGGAATCTGACGGTTACGTCGATGTCCGATCCGGGCGACCTGCGCCGACTCGGGACGGCCGTCACGCTCTATCTCGACGACTGGGTCGACACCGACCGCGAGACGCTCGTCTACGTCGACGCTCTCGGGCCGTTTATCGACGCGAACGACGCCGAATCGACGTTCCAGTTCCTCCACCTTCTGGTACAGAGCGCCGTCCAGTTGGACGCCAACGTGGTCGTCGGCGTCGATCCGTCGACGACCCCCGACCGCACGCTCAACACGTTCCGGCCCCTGTTCGACCGGGTGGTCGACGCCACGGCAACGGCCGAATTCGACGACGACGAACTCCGTGACCTGCTCGGCAACCGCCGGCGACGGTTCGTCCTCCGGTTGCTCCTCGAACGGTCGACGGTCGAACTCGACCAGCTAGCGGTGCGACTCGCCCGTTGGGAGAACGATACCGACGAACCGACCCGATCCGAGCGTGACCGGGCGTACACCGCCTTGGCGTCCATCCACGTCCCGCGGTTGGCCGAGGCGGGGCTCGTGACGTTCGACCGGACCGCCGAACGGGTGTGCCTCACCGACGACCGGTCGGCCGACCGCCTCCAGCAGTATCTGCCCACCTCCGACGACGAGTGACGGCGATTACTCCGGTGTCGGATCGACGCGAACCTCGCCGCTCCCGTGGATGGTCACCCGACAGCCGGCGAGTTCGAACTCGAGGATTCCGCCTTCGCGGGGCGTGCCGTCGCGTTTGGGGGTGAAGATGCGGTTCAGCGCATCCGGCTGCACGACCGCATTGAGGTTCACCTCCGTCGGCTCCTTGCCCGTCACTTCGAGAACCGCGTGCACGACGGTGACACTCAGTTCGATATCGCTGGTCTCGTAGTAGTTGACGACGTATACGTCGTCTTCGGACCCGCCGTTCGTCGCGTGACGATCCGAATCTGTATGTGAGTTTTGCATATTGGTGCGACTGTGGCTACCCCATCATTCATTTCAACCAATATTAAATATGGGTGTGTTTCGCCCCTCCGGGAACCTGGACAGGAGTATTGATAGAATGACAATATGGGCTCGTGTGGGTCGTCGCGGCGGGGCACCGGCCGTCGCGAACGTGGCCGAGGACCGGTACCGACGGCCACCGATCCGTCTCGTACCGTCCGTCGTCGCTGTTCTCCGGTCGGTCGCATCGGTTCGGAAACCCGGCACCGGCTCGCAACGACCCGTCTCATACTGATTATCGTACGTCGTCATCGGTGGTTCGCCAGAACGGGCCGGCGAACCACCGGTACAATCAGTCGTCGAGCGCGTCCGTCAGTCCCCACTCCTCGGCGCGGGCGCGGGCCTCTTGGCGTGCCTGTTCGCGGATGGCTTCGATCTGTGACTCGTCGGCCAGAAACGCCTCGACGGCGTCGGTGTCGTCGGCACCCAGTCGGTCGTCGGGCGCCGCGTCGCGGGTGCGCGTCACCAGCCCCCTGTCGGCCGAGAGACGCTCCGCCGGCAGGCCGGGCAACACCCGTAGGTCGTCGGCCTCGTGAGCCTCCGCCAACGCCCCCCGGTCGAGTTCGTACAGTTCGGCGCTGTAGGGTCCCGGTCCCGCCACGTCGGCGAGGGCATCGGCGCCGCCCCGGTCGGTGTCTGTGCAGTACGCGAGCACCGGCACTCCGTCCTCGAAGGTGACGACACCGCGCGTCTCGTCGCCGAGCAAAACGGCGTCCTGGGGCTCGAAGACGGCGTAGCCCGTCAGCCCCCGATCGAGGGCGGTCGACAGCGTCTCCCCGGGGTCGTCGACGACGCGTGATCGGACCAGATCGCCGCGTGGGATTCTCATACTTCGTCCGGCACGACCGCGCTCCGGAAGCGGTCGGCCACGTCCCCGCTCGCCCCGTCGCGCACGTCGAGTCGTCTCGCCGCCTCGCGGAACGCCTCGGACGCGGGTGCGTCCGGGGCGTGTGCGAGCAACGGTTCGCCCGCCTGTCTGGCCGCGCGTGCGCTGTTGCTCTCCGGGATCACGCCCAGCGTCTCGCCGCCGAAGTAGCGGTCCGCCTGCTCGGCGATGCGGTCGATCCCCTCGTCGTCACGGACGCGGTTGAACAGCGTTCCCGCCGTCTCCGTCCCGTACGATCGGGCGTACTCCTGGACCTTGAGGCCGTCCGAGAGCGCCGGTATCGTCGGCTGGAGGACGATCACCGTCCGATCCGCGAGCACGACGGGGAGGACCGCGCTTTTCGACCCCAGCGCCGCCGGCGAGTCCAGCAAGAGCACGTCCGTGTCGGCGGCGAGTTCGGCCACCACGTCCCGCAGCCGTTCGGGGTCGGCGGCCCGAAACGCCGCTAGACTCGTCCCGCAGGGGACGACCTTCATCCCGAAGCGGTCGTAGACGGCGTCGGAGACGGCGGCGTCGGCCCCGTCGACCAACAGGTCGTGGAGCGTTACCGCCGCGTCGTCGAGGCCGGCGTGAAAGAGCAGGTTAGCCATCCCGGTGTCGGCGTCGACGACCGTCACGTCGTGTTCCTCGGCGAGCGCCATGCCAAGCGCGAGCGTACTCGTCGTCTTCCCCGTCCCACCCTTGCCGCTCGCCACGGCGAACGCCTCGACCATCGGTGTCCGATTTTGCGGCCCCGGAATTAAACGTTCGGTCCGGCCAAAGCGTTTTGCCGATCTGCCTCCTTCGACGGGTATGCCACCCACTCCCGCGGCGTTTCGGGACCTGCTGCTGTCGCTCGACGCCGCGGCGCTGACGGAGTTCGTCGCGGCGGTGTACGGGGCCCGTGGGTGGGAACTCGACCGGGACGGCGACGACCTGCGGGTTCGGCCCGCAGGGACGCGGGACTGGCGCCGACTCGTCGTCGCGCCCGTCGACCGACCGCCGACCGACGCCGACGGCGTGGTCGTGCCGACGCTCGTCATCGACGCCGACGGAGCCGGTACCGGGGAGCCGACCGTCGTCGACGCCGCCGCCCTCCTGGAACTGCTGCGCTACGCCGTCGACGACGCGGCCCGTACGCGCCTGTTCCGGGACTTCTTCGACTGCGAGCCGGACGCCTTCGAGGGGCCGGCGGCCGTCGACGCCGTCGAGACGGGGACGGCCGAGCCACAGACCGACGCGCCGCCCGAGTCGACGGCCGATCCACGGGCTGATGCCTCGGTCGCCAGCGACCCCTCGCTCCGATTCGGGCGCCGACTCGTCGTCGCCGTCGCTATCCTGTCCGTGGTCGGCATCGTCGCCGTCGTGGTCGGACCGACGCTCGCGCCGACCGGTGAGGACGCCGTGGCCGGCGCGGACGCGACGACCGACACCCCCGACGACGCGGGGTCCGAGGCGCCGGCCACCGACCGCGCCGTCCCGTCGACACACGCCGGCGTGGTGGCGGTCGACGGCCCGTTGCCGCCCGGCGTCGATGCGACGGGCATCACGAATCACGAACGCCTCGGCGCTGGCCGACGCCCACGAAGCGGCGCTCGACGGGCGTTCGTACCGGCTCTCGGTCGTCGCCCGCGAGTTCGTCGGCGGGCGGCCGACCGCATTCGCGTGGGAGCGGGCGGTCGTCGAGGGGCCGACCCGGTATCGCTCGGACGTGTCCGTGATCGGGACGTTCCGGCAGCAGCCGCGGGCCATCGGCACCACCTCGGCGTACGCCGACGGCACGATGCGGTTCGTCCGGCTGACTACCGCCACCGAGGCCGACGGGACGATCAGGTTCACCGAGCGCGGCCCCGAGTCCGGAACGGCGGATGGTCCGGGCTGGCGAAGCGTCGCCGTCGACCCCGCGGTCGATCCGTTCGCGAACCGCACCGCGACGCATCTCCGGGGCGTGCTCGACGTCGACGACGCGGCCGTCGTCGGCTCGTTCGAACGCGAGGGGACGACCTACGTCTGGATCGACCTCCGCCGCCGGCCGCCGGGGGGCACCGACGCGATAGACAGCATCCTCGTCGACGAGCGCGGCCTCGTCCACGAGATTCGTCACGAGTACGCCTACCTCCCGCCCGAAGCGTCGACGGTCCGCACCGTCGTCACGGTCCGGATCGAACCCACGAACGTGACCGCGTCGCCGCCGCCGTGGCTCGACGCGGGGGAGTCCCCGCCGGTCAGGAGGTGACGCGGGCCGGCGCCCGCCCGTCGGCGGTGGTGTTCGTCGCCGCCATCCACGCCGGCCGCGTCACGGTCACGGGGCCGGGGACGATCCGAATCGTCACCTCGATCCGGACGCCCGGCTCTATCGCGGGCGTGTACGACCGGTGGAGTTCGCGCACCAGCCCCGTCTCGTCGACGCGCGCCCATCCCGTCACGTTCCGTGATTCGGGCCACGGGTCGCCCTCGAAGGCGACGCGGTACGTCGTCGTCTCGTTGCGTTCCGTCCGCCCGACGATCCGGGTCTCGTTGGCGCTGAGATACCACTGGATGGTTCGTTCGGTCCGGTCGACGAAGCTCACGGCCTCGGCCGACGAGCCGAGGGTCGACCGAACCGCCATCCGCCTCCGCACGCCGTTGCCCGTCCGGATGTAGCCAACCGAGCCGTTCGCGTACATCGACCCCGACGCGACGACGGTCTCCTCGTGGCCGAGCGAGCCGAGGCGCCGCACGCGCGACCGGTAGCGATCCGGCGACGCGACGAGCGCTCGCTCGTGGGCGACGCCCCGCAGTTCACCGTCCTCGAACTCCCGGTACGTGACCGTGAGGCGGTACGATCGGTTCGACAGCGTGGCCTCGTGGGCGTTCGCGAGCGCCGCCGCGTTCGTGACGCCCGTCTCGTCGATGCCCCGCGGGAACGCGGCCGCCGACTCGTCGGTCGCCGTTTCGGTCCCGTTCCCCCCGAAGAGGGCCGCCGGCGAACCGATGTCGACGCCGCTCGATCCCGTCGCGGTCACGACGCCGCCGAGGGCGAGCGAGAGCGCCAGGCCGACCACCGCGACGCGGCCGAGCCACTCCGACCGATCGCCGTCCGGCCCCGACTTCCCCACTCCGTCGTCGCTCGCCGGCGCGACCGGCCGGGGCGACGCCCCGTCCCGCCCCTCCGCTGCGCCCGAGTCGTCGTTTCGGTCCTCGTCGAGTCCGTCCGTGTTCGCCGCCCTCCGCCCCGTCGTGTCCGGGCCGTCGCCTCCACACTCCTCGGCGGCCCCGAACGATCCCGGATCGCGGTCGAAAACGTCCCGGCAGAGGCGCGTCCGCTCGGTCGTCGGGAGGGCGTACGCCACCAACTCGTGGAGCGTCGCGGCGTCGACGAGGCGGTCCGCGTCCGACGGGGCCGTCGTCCCGTCCCCACCGACCCGGACGACGAGGCGTCGCGGCCGGTCGGCGCCGGGTGGCGTCGCCAGCAGATCGGCGGTGTCGTCGGCATCGCGTTCGACCGTCCACCCGCGCGCGTCGTACACCGCCGCGGTGAACGCTATCGCCGTCTCGCGATCCAGCGTCGCGAGGTGGGCCCGGAACGCCGTCCCCGGCACCGAAGTCATACCCGTTCCTACGCCTTGACGCGCAAAACGTTTCTGCCGCGGCTCACGGCGCGTCGTCGAGCCACGGCGGCGGCGACGCGGAGACGTTTCCGGGCGCGAGACGCATCGTGACGACGACCCGAACCGGCGGGCCGTCGGACGGTCGGTAGACGTACTCGTGGTGGAGTTCGTGGACGAGTCCGTGCTCGTCGACGAGGAGGCTCCCGGTCGTCTCGGCGCCCGCACTCTCGTCGCGGCTGACGGCGATCCAGAAACGCGTCGTGCCGTTGCGCTCGAAGGCGCCGACGACCCTCGTGTCGCTTCCCCTCAACACTCCCCGGAGATATCGCTCGCTCCGACTGGCGACCCGGTCTTCCGGCCGGAGTTCGGTTTCGACCGCCGTCCCCGCCTCGCCGGCCAGACGGACGTACCGCACCTGCCCGTTGGCGAACGCCGAGGTGTTGCCGACGGCCCGCGGGTCCTGCCGGACGGTCCCGACCCACCGCAGGTCCGTGCGGTAGCGGGTGGCGTTCTCGACGACCGTCCGCTCCGCGACGAAGCCAGTCGGCGCGCCGTCGACGAACTCGCGGTGGTGGACGGTCAGGCGGTACGAGCGCCCGTCGAGCGCCGCTTCGTGGGCGTCGGCCAGCGCCGAGGCGTTCGCGATACCCACGGCGGTGACGCCCGGTGGCCGCGGCTCGGGTGCCGACGACACCGCGATCACGCCCGGGCGAGCGGGCTCGTCGTCGTCTGTCGCGTTCCATCCGGTGTCGAGACGACGCGTCGCCGCTTCCGCGGCCGAGTAGTCGCTGGGCGTGCTGTTCGTGTCGTCCGCACCGTCCACCTCGCTCCCGTCCATCCCCGACGACGTGAGCGCCGGGCCGGTCGCGGCGACGATGGCGACGACGAGGACGATTGCCAGTCCGGCGGCGAACGCGCGGCGCGCCGGGACCCCGCCCTCGTCGTTTCCCGACTCCCTCTCCGGCGGGTCGTCGGCCGTCCGCGTCGCTTCCCCGTCGGCGCCGGCGTCGCTCGATGCGTCCGCCGTCGACGGCGGGTCGAAGTCGTCGGGGTCGGCGCCGAGGAAATCCCGGAACAGCCGCTCCCGGGCCGTCGAGTCGAGGGCGTACCACGCCATCCGGCCGACGTCGTCGGCATCGAGGCTCGTCACCTCGCCTTCGTGCCTGACGGCGACGGCGACGGCGTCGTCGCAACTGACCGCGAGCCGTCGCGGCCGGTCGGCCCCGGGCGGCGTGGCCAGCAGGTCGGCGGCGTCGCCCTCGCGCTCGACCGTCCACCCGCGAGCCGCGTACACCGCCGCGACGAACTCCGTCAGCGCCGCGGCGTCGAGGCCGGAGAGGCAGTCACGGACCGTCTCGCCGGGGGTGTGCGTCATACTCGGCGCTAGGGAGCAGTCGGCAAAACCCTTGGCCCGACCGGCCGTTGGCCCGCGAGTGTCGGGACGGTGTCAGAACTCGGTCCCCTTCCGCGCCCGCTGTCCCGCGTCGATCGGATGTCGCTCCTTTCGGACCTCGCTCACCAGGTCGGCACGGTCGGCGAGGTAGTCCGGGTGGTCGTGGCCACCGGTACAGACGAGTTCCAGCCCCTCGGGTTTCGACTCCACGAGCCCGACCACGTCGTCGGGGTCGACGAGCCCGCGGTTGGCGGCGTACAGGATTTCGTCGAGGATCAACATGTGGACGCCGTTCGCGGGGTCGCCGTCGAGGGGAAGCGGTGCCGAGAGGTCCACGTCCCGTGCCCCGTCGATCAGGTCGCGGGCGCGTTCCAGGCCGCCCCGGGCCTTCGCCGCGTGGTCGGCGTCGTCGCTCCCGTCGGCGAAGCCGTGCCAGCCGTAGTGGCCGCTGTGTTCGTAGCTGAAGCCGTCGACCTGCGTGATGGCCGCGTACTCGCCGCGCACGTCTTCGACGCTCGCCGCGCCGCCTTTCATAAACTGCAGGCAGTGCACCCGGTAGCCGTGGCCGGCGGCGCGAAAGCCCATGCCGAGGGCGGCAGTGGTCTTGCCCTTCCCGTCCCCCCACCACACCTGTACGCGGCCGAACTCGGCCGGTGCCTGCGGGGCGGGCGCCCCGTCGTCGTCGACCGGGGATCGTCGCGGCTCGCTATCCTCGCTCATACCCCTGCTTCGGCCCGGCGCGGGCTTCAAGGGTCCGATGTGGGAAGCCGTGTCACCGCCGCTCGTTCGTCGGTGACGACGCCCGCCTCGGCGGCGTACTCGCCGTCGGGGTGTCGCGAGCGGAGGCTGGCGGCGACGGCGTCGCGGACGCAGGCGCGGGCGGCCCCGCCGACGGCCGTCGCGCTCCCCGAAAAGCGGGCGGGGTCGCCCGCGGGGTCACAGGCGGCGACGACGGCGTCCGTCGTCGTCCCGGGGATGCCGGCGAGTTCGAGCAGGGTCGCCGCCTTCGCCTCGGCCGCGACGGTCAGGAGGTTCGGGAGCGCTCCGGGCGCGAGCGAGCGGGTGGTGCCCACGACGACGTTGACGGTGCCGGCGTGATGCCCGCCGTCCGTCCGCGCCGCCGCGTCGACCGGGAGGGCGGCGGGATTCGACACGCCAGCCGTGGCGACGGCTTCGACGGGGCCGAGTCGCGCCCGGCGGGCGTGCCGCTGGGCGACGCCGGTCAGGAGCGCGGGGCCGTCGGCGGAAAAACCCGCGGCGTCGAGCCGTTCGGCGACGTAGGCGTCGAGGTCGGTCCGCGTCCAGCCCTCGGGGACGGTGCAGTTGTAGGCCGCGGGGGCGCGACCGTCGCCGCCCGCGTACCCGGTCGAGAGCCAGCGCGTGCCGGTGCGGGCGAGGCGACAGACGCCGTCCCTGACCGTCGCGTCGAACACGGCGGTCACAGCAGGGCGTCGAGCAGCCGGTCGTTCTCGTGACGGCGACGGATGGCGACGCGGATGTGGGCGTCGAGGGAGCGGAACGTCGTCGCGTCGCGGACGACGATGCCGTCGCGTCGGGCTTCGTCGATCACGTCGCTCACCGACCGATCGTGGACGCCGAGGAGGAGAAACGGTGCCTCGGAGGGGTACACCTCGAACGAGTCGCGCAGGCGGTCGGCGACGCGGGCGCGTTCCGTGCGCACCCGGTCGCGCGTCTCGGCGACGAACTTCGTCTGCCGCAGACAGTAGGCGCCCACGTCGGCCGCGGGCGTCGAGAGTCCCCACGCCGGCCGGGCGACTTCGAGGCGTTCGTGCAGACCGCCCGTCGCGACGGCCAGTCCCATCCGAAGACCCGGCAGCCCGAACACCTTGGTCAGCGACCGCACGACGACGACGCCGGGTTCGCCCGCGAGCGTTCGGTAGTCGGTGAAATCGAGGAACGCCTCGTCGACGATCAGGGTCGTTTCGGCGCGTCGGCACTCCTGGGCGTAGGCCACGAGGTCCGCGCGGCGATAGCCGACTCCGGTCGGGTTGTTCGGGTTGCAGACGACGACGACGTCGTACGGCGCCGGGTCGGTTTCCAGGATGCGGTCGTGGGCGACGAAGTTCGGCGTGGCGCCCTGTAGCCGTACCTCGCGGTCGTACTCGCCGAACCCCGGTTCGGGGAGGAGGGCGTCGTCGCCGGTGTCGAGCGTCACGCCGAAGGCGAGTCGGAGCGCCTCGATGCCGCCGGCCGTGGGTACGACGTTCAGCGGTTCACAGCCCAGATACTCCCCCGCCGCGGTCCGATACTCGCAGTAGTCGTCCTCCGGATACCGCGTCGCGGCGGCGTACGCCGATTCGTAGACGCTCACCACCCCCTGCGGTCGTTCCGGATTGGTGTTGGCGCTGAAGTCCAACAGGGTTGCGTCCGACGCCCCCCCATGTGGCACGCGTGTCACGTCGGCCACGGCGTCAGGGTCCATACGAATCGTTCACACGCTCCACAACCTCAAGCGTTCCGTCCGCGACGGCGCCGAGCGACCCCGACCGATCCGCCAGATAGAGCGCGCCGCCCATGCCCGCCCCCTCCTTCGCCTCGCCCGCCGCGTAGCGGGCGAGGGGGTCGTCCCGCCCCGCAAAGCCGGGATCGGTGACGACGAGTTCGCAGTCGAGGCCGGCCGCGGCCGCCCTCAGATCGGTTTCGGCGGCGACGTACGTCGTCGTGGCGACGGTCAACGGGTCCGCGACACCCGCGTGTCGGACCAGCGCGGCGGCGGCGAGCATCTGCGTCCCGCCGCCGAGGACCACGTCGGTCCCCGACTCCAGCGCCCCGGCGACGAGGCCGGCGACGACGGCGAGTGTCGGGTCACCGAGAAAGCGCACGGCGAGTTTCGGGCGGTAGGCGGCGTCGCCCGGGTCGAGGTCGCTCGCCGCGAACCCGTCGTCGACCACCCGCCGTTTCAGGTCGCGCGGGTTCTCCGGGAGCGACGAGGAGACGGGAACGGTGACGGCGTCGCCGTCTTCCCGAGGCGCCCGTGGCGCCTCGCCGACCCCGAGCGCCCGGCAGACGCCGAGTGCCGTCGTAGTGCCGCCGGGAATCGTCTCCCCGATCACGAGTTCGTCGTCGGGGAGCGCGTGTCCCAGTTCGCGGGCGGCGACCCAGGCACCCGGCGCGGTCGGCACCGGATCGGCTTCCCGTACGTCCCGGCCGGGCTTTGCGCCCACGTCGACGGTCGGCGCGCCGGTCGGTTCGGCGAGGCCGGCGTCGACGACGAGCGTCTCGAACCCCACCTGCTCGCGGACGGCGCGCGTGACGGCCGCGGGCGTCGGACAGCCCGTCGGGCTCACGGGGACGGCGGGCGCGCGAACGAGGTGGCCGTACTCGATCAGTTCGGCGTCGGCGCTCGGGGTGTGTGCCACCAGGGCGGGGTCGGCGCCCGCGGCGCTGATCCCCTCGATCCGCGCCGTCTCCGTCGTCCCCGCGACGAGGACGAACCTGGTCACGACAGCGCCTCCGCAACCCACAGATCCCGCGGTCGGTTCACGTTCACGGCGAGTCGCGTGTCGTCGCTGACGTATATGTCGTCGTCGGTTCCGGCGACGACGTTGACGCCGGTGGGGGCGAGCGAGCCGTCCCCGACGGTCGAATCGACGCTCGCGCCCAGTCTGCGCTTTAGGGCGACGGGGACGGCGACGGTGAGCGATCCCTCGGCGTCGGCCGCCGCGTCGAGGACGCGGTTCACGGTGCCGGGCGTGAGCAGGGGGAGGTCGGCGGCGACGGTCAGCGCCGGACGGCCGACCCGCTCCAGCGCCGCGGTCAGGTCGGCCACGTACCCCTCCCCGGGCGTCTCGAAGACGGTCACGGCCGACGGGTCGAGGTGCGCGCGCGTCCTCGGTGTATGCGGCGAGACGGCGGCGTAGACGTCGTCGCCGCGGCTCGCGAGGAGGGCCTCACACACCCGGTCGACCATCGCCGTCCCGGTCACCTCGACCAGCGGCTTTTCGCTCCGTCCCAGCCGCGTCCCCCGCCCGCCACACATCACCAGAGCGTCCACGCGACCACCCCCGCGTGGAGCGCGACGACGCGGGCGAGTTCGTTCGCGGCGCCGAGCGCGTCGCCGGTGACGCCGCCGAGGTGGGCCGTCGCCCAGCGGCCGACGGGGAGCGCGACGGCCGGGCCGGCCAGGAGCGTGACGACGAGCGCCGGCGTGGCCCCGGCCGGCGCGAGGAGCGCGGCGGGGGCGGCGGCGACGACGACTGGCAGGAGGGCGGCGCCGTTGGACTCGCCGACGACGGCCGAGCCGAGGCCCTCGTGGCCCGGCGTCCCGAGGGCGGCGAGCGTCGCCATGCCGACTTTGGCGCTCACCTCGCTCGCGAGGATCAGTCGGGCGGCGATCCGGGGGCCGGCGCCGGCGACGCCGAGGGCGCCGAACGCGAGAGCGAGGAGGGCGAGGCCGACCACCAGGAGGCCGCCGACGCCGATCCGGGAGTCCTTCAGGGCCGAGCGCCGGTCGTCGGCCCCGTGGGCCGCCGCGGCGTCACCACAGTCCGCGAGGCCGTCGACGTGGGTGACGCCGGTGACGAGATAGAGCGTCGCGAGATACAGGGCCGCCGCCGTCGAGACGGGGACGGGAAGGAGGAGGGGGAGCGCGGCGAGGCCGCCGACGACGTAGCCGGCGACGACGAACGCGGCGGGCGTCCGACGGAAGGCGTCCCAGCCCGCCTCGCCGCCGCCGACGGGCAGGCGCGTCAGGAAGGCGAGGGCGCCGCGGACGGCGGTCAACACAGGGCGATCACTCCCGCCAGCCCGAACGCGAGCCACCCGGCCCGCGAGACGACGGCGACACCCCGCGTCGCGTCGGCGGGCGTCGGCAGGGCGGGGCCGGCGTCGTCGGACTCCGTCAGACTGTCACCGGCTTCGTCGGTTACCCGAGGCGTCTCCGACGCCTCGCCGTCCGAGGACCGTCGGTCCTCGCTCAGGTCGTACGCGTCGGGTTTCGTCAGCCGAACGTCCAACGCGACGGCGAGTGTCGCCATCGGCCACCCGGCGTTGGGCGAGGCGGGGCGGCGGGCGAGCGGCCGCGCGCGCCGGAGCGCACCGGGACGGCCGGCGACGACGGAGAGTAAGACGGCGCTTGCGCGTGCGGGGAGGAACATGACGGCGTCGTCG contains these protein-coding regions:
- a CDS encoding NTP transferase domain-containing protein, whose translation is MCGGRGTRLGRSEKPLVEVTGTAMVDRVCEALLASRGDDVYAAVSPHTPRTRAHLDPSAVTVFETPGEGYVADLTAALERVGRPALTVAADLPLLTPGTVNRVLDAAADAEGSLTVAVPVALKRRLGASVDSTVGDGSLAPTGVNVVAGTDDDIYVSDDTRLAVNVNRPRDLWVAEALS
- a CDS encoding molybdopterin-dependent oxidoreductase; translated protein: MAHSTPPADPDPARWTVTLTGAVANPRTVRASDLAALETVSVEVATGCEGETTAPDRWRGVRVGTVIDRARPRADASHALVRSADPEFACGFTLDRLRDALLAVSLGGDPIPTERGGPVRLLVDDADCWERVKWVSRIDVLDEPPGDADTAREQVPADG
- a CDS encoding HalOD1 output domain-containing protein; the protein is MQNSHTDSDRHATNGGSEDDVYVVNYYETSDIELSVTVVHAVLEVTGKEPTEVNLNAVVQPDALNRIFTPKRDGTPREGGILEFELAGCRVTIHGSGEVRVDPTPE
- a CDS encoding adenosylcobinamide amidohydrolase, giving the protein MFDATVRDGVCRLARTGTRWLSTGYAGGDGRAPAAYNCTVPEGWTRTDLDAYVAERLDAAGFSADGPALLTGVAQRHARRARLGPVEAVATAGVSNPAALPVDAAARTDGGHHAGTVNVVVGTTRSLAPGALPNLLTVAAEAKAATLLELAGIPGTTTDAVVAACDPAGDPARFSGSATAVGGAARACVRDAVAASLRSRHPDGEYAAEAGVVTDERAAVTRLPTSDP
- a CDS encoding DUF7504 family protein; the encoded protein is MGGANSGEPSESSDDSRPTATLLLGGETAEVLDVPPESTNLLVVSAARSMRDVVEEWRRRTGALPDAFGLVTYAEFERSASASATGQPSRKPLPGGNLTVTSMSDPGDLRRLGTAVTLYLDDWVDTDRETLVYVDALGPFIDANDAESTFQFLHLLVQSAVQLDANVVVGVDPSTTPDRTLNTFRPLFDRVVDATATAEFDDDELRDLLGNRRRRFVLRLLLERSTVELDQLAVRLARWENDTDEPTRSERDRAYTALASIHVPRLAEAGLVTFDRTAERVCLTDDRSADRLQQYLPTSDDE
- a CDS encoding nucleotide-binding protein; the protein is MVEAFAVASGKGGTGKTTSTLALGMALAEEHDVTVVDADTGMANLLFHAGLDDAAVTLHDLLVDGADAAVSDAVYDRFGMKVVPCGTSLAAFRAADPERLRDVVAELAADTDVLLLDSPAALGSKSAVLPVVLADRTVIVLQPTIPALSDGLKVQEYARSYGTETAGTLFNRVRDDEGIDRIAEQADRYFGGETLGVIPESNSARAARQAGEPLLAHAPDAPASEAFREAARRLDVRDGASGDVADRFRSAVVPDEV
- a CDS encoding threonine-phosphate decarboxylase, with amino-acid sequence MDPDAVADVTRVPHGGASDATLLDFSANTNPERPQGVVSVYESAYAAATRYPEDDYCEYRTAAGEYLGCEPLNVVPTAGGIEALRLAFGVTLDTGDDALLPEPGFGEYDREVRLQGATPNFVAHDRILETDPAPYDVVVVCNPNNPTGVGYRRADLVAYAQECRRAETTLIVDEAFLDFTDYRTLAGEPGVVVVRSLTKVFGLPGLRMGLAVATGGLHERLEVARPAWGLSTPAADVGAYCLRQTKFVAETRDRVRTERARVADRLRDSFEVYPSEAPFLLLGVHDRSVSDVIDEARRDGIVVRDATTFRSLDAHIRVAIRRRHENDRLLDALL
- a CDS encoding zinc ribbon domain-containing protein; translated protein: MVGSRTATAVAGLLASLLISVAAWYYFDTVLVFLLLPFLPLLWRSNRETQSVRECPTCGFSTRDPGFDYCPRDGTPLDRHRDRS
- a CDS encoding nicotinate-nucleotide--dimethylbenzimidazole phosphoribosyltransferase; protein product: MTRFVLVAGTTETARIEGISAAGADPALVAHTPSADAELIEYGHLVRAPAVPVSPTGCPTPAAVTRAVREQVGFETLVVDAGLAEPTGAPTVDVGAKPGRDVREADPVPTAPGAWVAARELGHALPDDELVIGETIPGGTTTALGVCRALGVGEAPRAPREDGDAVTVPVSSSLPENPRDLKRRVVDDGFAASDLDPGDAAYRPKLAVRFLGDPTLAVVAGLVAGALESGTDVVLGGGTQMLAAAALVRHAGVADPLTVATTTYVAAETDLRAAAAGLDCELVVTDPGFAGRDDPLARYAAGEAKEGAGMGGALYLADRSGSLGAVADGTLEVVERVNDSYGP
- a CDS encoding cob(I)yrinic acid a,c-diamide adenosyltransferase; this encodes MSEDSEPRRSPVDDDGAPAPQAPAEFGRVQVWWGDGKGKTTAALGMGFRAAGHGYRVHCLQFMKGGAASVEDVRGEYAAITQVDGFSYEHSGHYGWHGFADGSDDADHAAKARGGLERARDLIDGARDVDLSAPLPLDGDPANGVHMLILDEILYAANRGLVDPDDVVGLVESKPEGLELVCTGGHDHPDYLADRADLVSEVRKERHPIDAGQRARKGTEF